One genomic region from Vanacampus margaritifer isolate UIUO_Vmar chromosome 2, RoL_Vmar_1.0, whole genome shotgun sequence encodes:
- the arl16 gene encoding ADP-ribosylation factor-like protein 16 — MSSNAVCLLLGATGVGKTLLLKRLLKLSLHGAVEVDSPPHTLPTVGTNLTDITLRRKKLTVRELGGCMGPIWPSYFNGCSSVIFVVDSANIAQVSASCIQLLSVLSAEPLRDASVLIIFNKRDMPCTMSLVEIKSLFRLDDVVACAPQPITMLEMSARSGAGLQEVLAWLESVAIN, encoded by the exons atgagcaGTAATGCAGTGTGCTTGCTCCTTGGAGCTACGGGCGTCGGGAAGACACTACTCCTAAAACGACTCCTCA AGCTTAGTTTGCATGGAGCTGTAGAAGTGGACAGCCCTCCACACACACTGCCAACT GTGGGAACCAACCTGACGGACATAACGCTGAGGCGGAAGAAGCTGACAGTGAGGGAGCTGGGAGGCTGCATGGGCCCAATATGGCCCAGTTACTTTAATGGCTGCTCATCAGTCATA tTTGTGGTGGACTCAGCCAACATCGCTCAAGTGTCGGCATCGTGTATCCAGCTGCTGTCGGTGCTTTCTGCCGAGCCTCTTAGAGACGCTTCTGTGCTTATAATCTTTAACAAGAG GGACATGCCTTGCACCATGAGCCTAGTGGAGATCAAGTCCCTGTTCAGATTGGATGATGTGGTGGCCTGCGCTCCTCAGCCAATCACCATGCTGGAAATGAGTGCCCGCTCCGGAGCAGGACTACAGGAGGTGTTGGCGTGGCTGGAATCCGTCGCAATCAACTGA
- the fn3krp gene encoding ketosamine-3-kinase codes for MEDKLKKELGTATLKSAGQSGAGCISEGQSYHTDSGKVFVKINHKSQAKLMFDGEMASLEAILITGTIKVPKPNKVIELDTGGCIFVMEHLDMRGLNKYSKQLGEQLADLHLYNKRQMEKLSKEQQTVGKGATQSEGTYVDKYGFSVNTCCGYIPQDNEWQDDWVTFYTRQRLESQLNVLEKSNGDREARELWAALQLKIPQFFRDVEVFPSLLHGDLWGGNVAETSEGPVIFDPSSFYGHSEHELGIAGMFGGFDGSFYSAYHEKIPKAPGFARRNQLYQLFNYLNHWNHFGGGYRGSSIRVMKDLLK; via the exons ATGGAAGACAAGCTAAAGAAAGAGTTGGGTACAGCCACGCTGAAGTCAGCCGGTCAGTCAGGAGCCGGATGCATTAGTGAGGGCCAGAGTTACCACACAGACTCTGGGAAAGTGTTTGTGAAGATAAACCACAAGAGCCAG GCCAAATTAATGTTTGACGGGGAAATGGCCTCTTTGGAGGCCATATTAataacaggaacaattaaaGTGCCCAAACCTAATAAGGTGATCGAGTTGGACACTGGAGGCTGTATTTTTGTGATGGAACATTTGGATATGCGTGGTCTTAACAA ATATTCAAAGCAGCTGGGAGAGCAGCTGGCTGATCTGCACCTTTACAACAAGAGACAAATGGAGAAATTGAGCAAAGAGCAACAGACAGTCG GAAAAGGAGCCACGCAGTCTGAGGGAACTTACGTGGACAAATATGGCTTCTCTGTCAACACATGCTGTGGCTATATACCACAG GACAATGAATGGCAGGATGATTGGGTGACCTTTTACACTCGGCAGAGGCTTGAGAGCCAGTTAAACGTGCTGGAGAAGTCGAATGGGGACAGAGAAGCCAGAGAGCTTTGGGCGGCACTGCAG ctgaagatccCTCAGTTCTTCCGAGACGTGGAGGTGTTCCCCTCTCTTCTCCATGGGGACTTGTGGGGAGGCAACGTGGCAGAAACCAGCGAGGGCCCCGTGATCTTTGACCCCTCTTCATTCTACGGCCATTCCGAACATGAGTTGGGAATTGCGGGGATGTTCGGAGGCTTCGACGGCTCCTTTTACTCGGCTTACCACGAGAAAATTCCCAAGGCACCCGGCTTTGCCCGGAGAAACCAGCTGTACCAACTCTTCAATTACCTGAATCACTGGAACCACTTTGGTGGGGGCTACAGAGGCTCGTCAATAAGAGTCATGAAGGACCTGCTCAAGTAA